From the Gasterosteus aculeatus chromosome 13, fGasAcu3.hap1.1, whole genome shotgun sequence genome, one window contains:
- the citb gene encoding citron Rho-interacting kinase isoform X8: MSQVEPEISYFQGKMSDLESVLQQKDIELKASETQRTILEQDLATYITECTSLKHSLEQARMEVSQDDDKALQLLHDIREQSNKLQEIKEQEYHAQVEEMRVSIRQLEEDLSAARRRSDLYESELKDSRQNSEELKRKSADYQHRMQKVKEQGKADTEEMITKMEKTSVEQQTKIQDLQEKLAKSLKATAEATDLLQSMRVAKDRVERDMERLQHKEDSSDSLRRRLRETEDGRKTLENQVKRLEIVDRRENKLKEEIQSKALQIQQMAEKILALEDNLRETQGTGQRLESHLRQKEKLYEEKIKVLEAQMKADMADKEMLESSQSRYEEEVRDKCSIICEQKATINAMDSKMNSLEQRIAELSEANKLAANSSIYTQKNMKAQEEMISELRQQKFYLESQAGKLEAQNAKLEEHLEKMSQQEQSNKSRLQEQETKLREIGLEHEEQKLEIKRQVTDMTLSLQERQSQISNLQAARHALESQLQQAKTELEDTTAEAEEEITVLRAHRDEIQRKFDVLRDSCAVITDLEEQLTTLTQENAELNRQNFYLSKQLDEASDDREDRLHLGQDVDRLRREVADREMHLNNQKQNLGTLKTTCTMLEEQVLELETLNDELLEKERQWEAWRTTLEDEKNQAERRTRDIQRLLDTEKQNRLRSEQRNAESRQALEKAVKEHKAEIMSLQQALKDQTLKADSLADTLNDLEKKQAMLEMNALTWQQKLESERDLKQRLLEEQEKLQQQMDAQKTHIFRLTQGLQDALDQTDLLKTERTDLEYQLENIQAVYSHEKVKMEGTITQQTKLIDFLQAQAHGGSKKKKGLFGRRREDLLAAMAAQAQGQGPGQGPGPVSPVPSIQPVPLQYSDMKIALDKERSRCSDLEEALQKMRAELRSLREEALPYKDHSNSANPASARQQMIMSAMVKSPEHQQGPTALAPSNSERRKAAATPEEFSRRLKDSQRDRDRERERPVHHNNTPHRFTVGLNMRAAKCTVCLDTVHFGRQAATCLECHALCHPKCSPCLSATCGMSSDCSLHLSEGPCRDKGSSPGQQVKEASGHMHLEGWMKQPRSGKRGQGWERRYMVLDGTKVSIYETEPREDSVKPLEEFDMCLSDGEVVVHGAVGASELPNTAKSDVPYVLKLESRCHTPCWPGQLIYFMAPSFPDKQRWVAVMESVVAGARASREKAEADAAAVSKRQMVLTPLVQKLLGNSLLKLEGDDRLDINCTLPLTDQIVMVGSEEGLYALNVIKNSLTHIPGLGSVFQIHIIKEQEKLLMIVGDERALCLVEIKRVKQSLAQSHLPSQSELAPYIFETVKGCHLFAAGRIDNGPCICAAMPNKITILRYNENLNKYCIRKEIETLEPCSCIHLTSYSIIIGTNKFYEIEMKQFVLEEFLDKNDVSLVSAVFAASSHSFPIAIMQVASSMQKEEYLLCFHEFGVFVDTYGRRSRTEDIKWSRLPLSFAYREPYLFVTYINSLDVIEVQGHASLGPTVLAHLDIPNPRYLGPAISSGAIYLASSYQNKLRVICCKGSLIRETGELQRTGSSRGSPSKRGPPTYSEHITKRLTSGPGSHDGLHREPSTPHRYREGRTEFRRDKSPARPLDREKSPGRVLDGRRERSPGRFGDSGRLHAGSVRTQLAPVNKVWDQSSV; this comes from the exons ATGTCACAG GTCGAGCCGGAGATTTCATATTTCCAGGGGAAGATGTCTGACCTTGAGTCAGTGCTGCAGCAGAAGGATATAGAGTTGAAGGCCTCGGAGACCCAGAGGACCATCCTGGAACAGGACCTGGCAACCTACATCACAGAATGCACT AGTCTGAAGCACAGTCTGGAACAGGCTCGAATGGAGGTCTCACAGGACGACGATAAagctcttcagctcctccatgaCATCCGGGAGCAGAGCAACAAGCTCCAGGAGATCAAAGAGCAG GAGTATCATGCCCAAGTGGAGGAAATGCGAGTGTCCATAcgacagctggaggaggacctgTCCGCTGCCCGTCGCCGTAGCGACCTCTACGAGTCTGAGCTGAAGGACTCTCGGCAGAACAGCGAGGAATTGAAGAGGAAGTCTGCGGACTACCAGCACAGGATGCAGAAG GTCAAAGAGCAAGGCAAAGCCGATACAGAGGAGATGATCACCAAGATGGAGAAG accaGTGTTGAACAGCAGACCAAGATCCAGGATCTTCAAGAGAAGCTTGCGAAG TCATTGAAGGCCACCGCTGAGGCCACTGACCTCCTTCAGAGCATGAGAGTGGCCAAAGATCGCGTGGAGCGAGACATGGAGCGGCTACAGCACAAAGAAGACTCCAGTGACAGCCTGCGTAGACGCCTCCGTGAGactgag GACGGCAGGAAGACTCTTGAGAACCAGGTGAAAAGGCTGGAGATTGTTGATCGTCGGGAGAATAAGCTGAAGGAGGAGATCCAGAGCAAAGCCCTGCAGATTCAGCAGATGGCCGAGAAGATTCTG gcgctggaggacaatcTGCGAGAGACGCAGGGGACGGGCCAGCGGCTGGAGTCGCATCTGAGGCAGAAGGAGAAGCTCTACGAGGAGAAGATTAAG GTGTTGGAGGCCCAGATGAAGGCGGACATGGCGGATAAGGAGATGCTGGAGTCCAGTCAGAGCAGATATGAGGAGGAGGTGCGGGACAAGTGCAGCATCATCTGCGAACAGAAGGCG ACCATAAATGCTATGGACTCTAAGATGAACAGCCTGGAGCAGAGAATTGCCGAGCTCTCGGAGGCCAACAAATTGGCAGCCAACAGCAGTAtctacacacagaaaaacat GAAAGCTCAGGAGGAGATGATCTCGGAGCTTCGACAGCAGAAGTTCTACCTGGAGTCTCAGGCTGGGAAGTTGGAAGCCCAGAACGCCAAACTGGAAGAGCACTTAGAGAAAATGAGTCAGCAGGAGCAAAGCAACAAGAGCCGTCTGCAGGAGCAGGAAACGAAGCTTCGCGAG ATCGGGCTGGAACACGAGGAACAGAAGCTGGAGATCAAGCGGCAGGTGACAGATATGACCCTGTCACTGCAGGAGCGTCAATCCCAGATCAGCAACCTGCAGGCGGCTCGCCACGCTCTGGAGAGCCAGCTGCAGCAGGCCAAGACGGAGCTGGAGGACACCACCGctgaggccgaggaggagatcACCGTCCTCCGA GCCCACAGAGACGAGATACAACGCAAGTTCGACGTCCTGAGAGACAGCTGTGCG GTCATCACtgacctggaggagcagctgaccACGCTGACTCAGGAGAACGCCGAGCTGAACCGCCAGAACTTCTACCTGTCCAAGCAGCTGGACGAGGCCTCCGACGACAGGGAGGACCGGCTGCATCTCGGCCAGGATGTGGACCGGCTGCGCCGAGAGGTGGCCGACCGGGAAATGCACCTGAACAACCAGAAACAG AACCTGGGGACACTGAAGACGACGTGCACcatgctggaggagcaggtcctggaGCTGGAGACCCTGAACgacgagctgctggagaaggagaggcagTGGGAGGCCTGGAGGACGACACTGGAGGACGAGAAGAACCAGGCTGAGAGGAGGACCAGGGACATCCAGAGGCTGCTGGACACAGAGAAACAGAACAG GCTGCGCTCGGAGCAACGCAACGCCGAGTCTCGCCAAGCTTTAGAGAAGGCCGTGAAGGAGCACAAAGCGGAGATCATGTCCCTGCAGCAGGCCCTCAAAGACCAGACGCTCAAAGCTGACAGCCTCGCCGATACT tTGAATGACCTGGAGAAGAAGCAAGCCATGCTGGAGATGAACGCACTCACATGGCAGCAAAAGCTGGAGAGTGAAAGGGATCTGAAACagaggctgctggaggag CAagaaaagctgcagcagcagatggatGCCCAGAAGACCCACATCTTCCGTCTGACTCAAGGGCTGCAGGACGCTCTGGACCAGACTGACCTGCTGAAGACTGAAAGGACCGACCTGGAATACCAGCTGGAGAACATTCAG GCTGTGTACTCCCATGAGAAGGTGAAAATGGAGGGGACCATCACCCAGCAGACCAAGCTCATAGACTTCCTGCAGGCCCAGGCGCATGGGGGctccaagaagaagaag GGTCTGTTTGGGCGCCGTCGAGAGGACCTTTTGGCCGCCATGGCCGCTCAGGCCCAGGGTCAGGGTCCGGGTCAGGGTCCAGGCCCGGTTTCCCCCGTGCCCTCCATCCAGCCGGTGCCGCTGCAGTACAGCGACATGAAAATCGCTCTGGACAAAGAGCGTTCCCGCTGCTCCGACCTGGAGGAGGCCCTGCAGAAAATGAGGGCGGAGCTGCGGTCTCTGAGAGAAGAAG CGCTCCCGTATAAGGACCACAGTAACTCGGCAAACCCGGCCTCGGCGCGGCAGCAGATGATTATGTCTGCCATGGTGAAGTCTCCCGAGCACCAGCAGGGTCCGACCGCACTGGCACCCTCCAACTCAGAGCGCAGGAAGGCGGCTGCGACGCCCGAGG AGTTTAGCCGTCGTTTGAAGGAcagtcagagagacagagacagggagagagagaggccggtGCACCACAACAACACCCCTCACCGCTTCACAGTGGGACTCAACATGAGGGCCGCCAAGTGCACCGTGTGCCTGGATACCGTGCACTTTGGTCGCCAGGCTGCCACTTGTCTCG aATGTCACGCGCTGTGCCACCCGAAATGCTCGCCCTGCCTCTCGGCCACGTGTGGCATGTCCAGCGACTGCTCGCTGCATCTGTCGGAGGGCCCGTGTCGGGACAAAGGCAGCTCCCCGGGCCAGCAGGTCAAGGAGGCCAGCGGTCACATGCACCTGGAGGGCTGGATGAAGCAGCCCAG GAGTGGGAAGCGAGGCCAGGGCTGGGAGAGGAGGTACATGGTCCTGGATGGGACCAAAGTATCCATCTACGAGACTGAGCCCAGAGAAG ATTCAGTGAAGCCACTGGAGGAGTTTGACATGTGTTTGTCAGACGGAGAGGTGGTTGTTCACGGGGCGGTGGGAGCATCGGAACTGCCCAACACCGCCAAGTCAG ATGTTCCCTACGTCCTGAAGCTGGAGTCCCGCTGTCACACCCCCTGCTGGCCCGGACAGCTGATTTACTTCATGGCTCCCAGTTTCCCCGACAAACAGCGCTGGGTGGCCGTGATGGAGTCCGTGGTGGCCGGGGCGCGAGCCTCGCGGGAGAAGGCCGAGGCCGACGCA GCTGCTGTGTCCAAAAGACAAATGGTTCTGACTCCTCTGGTCCAG AAGCTGCTGGGGAACTCTCTCCTGAAGCTGGAGGGAGACGATAGGCTGGACATAAACTGCACCCTCCCCCTCACCGATCAG ATAGTTATGGTGGGCTCTGAAGAGGGTCTGTATGCCCTGAATGTTATCAAGAACTCTCTAACTCACATCCCTGGCCTGGGATCAGTCTTTCAGATCCACATCATCAAAGAGCAGGAGAAACTGCTGATGATCGTTG GGGACGAGCGGGCCTTGTGTCTGGTGGAGATTAAGCGAGTGAAGCAGTCTCTGGCCCAGTCGCACCTGCCCAGCCAGTCCGAACTGGCTCCTTACATCTTCGAGACGGTGAAGGGCTGCCATCTGTTTGCCGCGGGGAGA ATCGACAACGGGCCTTGTATATGTGCAGCAATGCCCAACAAGATAACTATTCTGCGCTACAACGAAAATCTCAACAAATACTGCATTCGCAAG GAGATTGAGACCTTGGAGCCCTGCAGCTGCATCCATCTGACCAGCTACAGCATCATCATCGGCACCAACAAGTTCTACGAGATCGAGATGAAGCAGTTCGTGCTCGAGG AGTTCCTGGACAAGAACGACGTGTCTCTCGTGTCGGCGGTGTTCGCGGCCTCGTCCCACAGTTTCCCCATCGCCATCATGCAGGTGGCCAGCAGCATGCAGAAGGAGGAATACCTGCTGTGTTTTCACG AGTTTGGAGTGTTTGTGGACACGTACGGACGGAGAAGCCGCACTGAGGACATTAAGTGGAGCCGTCTGCCTCTCTCCTTTG CCTACAGAGAGCCCTACCTGTTTGTCACCTACATCAACTCTCTGGACGTCATCGAGGTCCAGGGACACGCTTCTTTGGG GCCGACGGTGTTGGCTCACCTGGACATCCCCAACCCTCGCTACCTGGGGCCGGCCATCTCCTCCGGGGCCATTTACCTGGCCTCCTCCTATCAGAACAAACTGCGGGTCATCTGCTGCAAGGGAAGCCTGATCAGAGAAACCGGAGAGCTGCAGCGGACCGGCTCCAGCCGAGG GAGTCCCAGTAAGCGAGGCCCCCCCACCTACAGCGAGCACATCACCAAGCGCTTGACCTCTGGCCCCGGCAGCCACGACGGCCTGCACCGGGAGCCCAGCACCCCGCACCGGTACCGGGAGGGCCGCACCGAGTTCCGACGGGACAAGTCTCCGGCCCGCCCGCTGGACAGGGAGAAGTCGCCGGGCCGAGTGCTGGACGGCCGCAGGGAGAGGTCACCCGGGAGGTTCGGGGACAGCGGGCGGCTTCACGCCGGCTCCGTCCGAACGCAGCTCGCCCCCGTCAACAAG GTGTGGGATCAGTCATCGGTGTGA
- the citb gene encoding citron Rho-interacting kinase isoform X9 translates to MSQVEPEISYFQGKMSDLESVLQQKDIELKASETQRTILEQDLATYITECTSLKHSLEQARMEVSQDDDKALQLLHDIREQSNKLQEIKEQEYHAQVEEMRVSIRQLEEDLSAARRRSDLYESELKDSRQNSEELKRKSADYQHRMQKVKEQGKADTEEMITKMEKTSVEQQTKIQDLQEKLAKSLKATAEATDLLQSMRVAKDRVERDMERLQHKEDSSDSLRRRLRETEDGRKTLENQVKRLEIVDRRENKLKEEIQSKALQIQQMAEKILALEDNLRETQGTGQRLESHLRQKEKLYEEKIKVLEAQMKADMADKEMLESSQSRYEEEVRDKCSIICEQKATINAMDSKMNSLEQRIAELSEANKLAANSSIYTQKNMKAQEEMISELRQQKFYLESQAGKLEAQNAKLEEHLEKMSQQEQSNKSRLQEQETKLREIGLEHEEQKLEIKRQVTDMTLSLQERQSQISNLQAARHALESQLQQAKTELEDTTAEAEEEITVLRAHRDEIQRKFDVLRDSCAVITDLEEQLTTLTQENAELNRQNFYLSKQLDEASDDREDRLHLGQDVDRLRREVADREMHLNNQKQNLGTLKTTCTMLEEQVLELETLNDELLEKERQWEAWRTTLEDEKNQAERRTRDIQRLLDTEKQNRLRSEQRNAESRQALEKAVKEHKAEIMSLQQALKDQTLKADSLADTLNDLEKKQAMLEMNALTWQQKLESERDLKQRLLEEQEKLQQQMDAQKTHIFRLTQGLQDALDQTDLLKTERTDLEYQLENIQVHLQAVYSHEKVKMEGTITQQTKLIDFLQAQAHGGSKKKKGLFGRRREDLLAAMAAQAQGQGPGQGPGPVSPVPSIQPVPLQYSDMKIALDKERSRCSDLEEALQKMRAELRSLREEALPYKDHSNSANPASARQQMIMSAMVKSPEHQQGPTALAPSNSERRKAAATPEERRRVTFEKFSRRLKDSQRDRDRERERPVHHNNTPHRFTVGLNMRAAKCTVCLDTVHFGRQAATCLECHALCHPKCSPCLSATCGMSSDCSLHLSEGPCRDKGSSPGQQVKEASGHMHLEGWMKQPRSGKRGQGWERRYMVLDGTKVSIYETEPREDSVKPLEEFDMCLSDGEVVVHGAVGASELPNTAKSDVPYVLKLESRCHTPCWPGQLIYFMAPSFPDKQRWVAVMESVVAGARASREKAEADAKLLGNSLLKLEGDDRLDINCTLPLTDQIVMVGSEEGLYALNVIKNSLTHIPGLGSVFQIHIIKEQEKLLMIVGDERALCLVEIKRVKQSLAQSHLPSQSELAPYIFETVKGCHLFAAGRIDNGPCICAAMPNKITILRYNENLNKYCIRKEIETLEPCSCIHLTSYSIIIGTNKFYEIEMKQFVLEEFLDKNDVSLVSAVFAASSHSFPIAIMQVASSMQKEEYLLCFHEFGVFVDTYGRRSRTEDIKWSRLPLSFAYREPYLFVTYINSLDVIEVQGHASLGPTVLAHLDIPNPRYLGPAISSGAIYLASSYQNKLRVICCKGSLIRETGELQRTGSSRGSPSKRGPPTYSEHITKRLTSGPGSHDGLHREPSTPHRYREGRTEFRRDKSPARPLDREKSPGRVLDGRRERSPGRFGDSGRLHAGSVRTQLAPVNKVWDQSSV, encoded by the exons ATGTCACAG GTCGAGCCGGAGATTTCATATTTCCAGGGGAAGATGTCTGACCTTGAGTCAGTGCTGCAGCAGAAGGATATAGAGTTGAAGGCCTCGGAGACCCAGAGGACCATCCTGGAACAGGACCTGGCAACCTACATCACAGAATGCACT AGTCTGAAGCACAGTCTGGAACAGGCTCGAATGGAGGTCTCACAGGACGACGATAAagctcttcagctcctccatgaCATCCGGGAGCAGAGCAACAAGCTCCAGGAGATCAAAGAGCAG GAGTATCATGCCCAAGTGGAGGAAATGCGAGTGTCCATAcgacagctggaggaggacctgTCCGCTGCCCGTCGCCGTAGCGACCTCTACGAGTCTGAGCTGAAGGACTCTCGGCAGAACAGCGAGGAATTGAAGAGGAAGTCTGCGGACTACCAGCACAGGATGCAGAAG GTCAAAGAGCAAGGCAAAGCCGATACAGAGGAGATGATCACCAAGATGGAGAAG accaGTGTTGAACAGCAGACCAAGATCCAGGATCTTCAAGAGAAGCTTGCGAAG TCATTGAAGGCCACCGCTGAGGCCACTGACCTCCTTCAGAGCATGAGAGTGGCCAAAGATCGCGTGGAGCGAGACATGGAGCGGCTACAGCACAAAGAAGACTCCAGTGACAGCCTGCGTAGACGCCTCCGTGAGactgag GACGGCAGGAAGACTCTTGAGAACCAGGTGAAAAGGCTGGAGATTGTTGATCGTCGGGAGAATAAGCTGAAGGAGGAGATCCAGAGCAAAGCCCTGCAGATTCAGCAGATGGCCGAGAAGATTCTG gcgctggaggacaatcTGCGAGAGACGCAGGGGACGGGCCAGCGGCTGGAGTCGCATCTGAGGCAGAAGGAGAAGCTCTACGAGGAGAAGATTAAG GTGTTGGAGGCCCAGATGAAGGCGGACATGGCGGATAAGGAGATGCTGGAGTCCAGTCAGAGCAGATATGAGGAGGAGGTGCGGGACAAGTGCAGCATCATCTGCGAACAGAAGGCG ACCATAAATGCTATGGACTCTAAGATGAACAGCCTGGAGCAGAGAATTGCCGAGCTCTCGGAGGCCAACAAATTGGCAGCCAACAGCAGTAtctacacacagaaaaacat GAAAGCTCAGGAGGAGATGATCTCGGAGCTTCGACAGCAGAAGTTCTACCTGGAGTCTCAGGCTGGGAAGTTGGAAGCCCAGAACGCCAAACTGGAAGAGCACTTAGAGAAAATGAGTCAGCAGGAGCAAAGCAACAAGAGCCGTCTGCAGGAGCAGGAAACGAAGCTTCGCGAG ATCGGGCTGGAACACGAGGAACAGAAGCTGGAGATCAAGCGGCAGGTGACAGATATGACCCTGTCACTGCAGGAGCGTCAATCCCAGATCAGCAACCTGCAGGCGGCTCGCCACGCTCTGGAGAGCCAGCTGCAGCAGGCCAAGACGGAGCTGGAGGACACCACCGctgaggccgaggaggagatcACCGTCCTCCGA GCCCACAGAGACGAGATACAACGCAAGTTCGACGTCCTGAGAGACAGCTGTGCG GTCATCACtgacctggaggagcagctgaccACGCTGACTCAGGAGAACGCCGAGCTGAACCGCCAGAACTTCTACCTGTCCAAGCAGCTGGACGAGGCCTCCGACGACAGGGAGGACCGGCTGCATCTCGGCCAGGATGTGGACCGGCTGCGCCGAGAGGTGGCCGACCGGGAAATGCACCTGAACAACCAGAAACAG AACCTGGGGACACTGAAGACGACGTGCACcatgctggaggagcaggtcctggaGCTGGAGACCCTGAACgacgagctgctggagaaggagaggcagTGGGAGGCCTGGAGGACGACACTGGAGGACGAGAAGAACCAGGCTGAGAGGAGGACCAGGGACATCCAGAGGCTGCTGGACACAGAGAAACAGAACAG GCTGCGCTCGGAGCAACGCAACGCCGAGTCTCGCCAAGCTTTAGAGAAGGCCGTGAAGGAGCACAAAGCGGAGATCATGTCCCTGCAGCAGGCCCTCAAAGACCAGACGCTCAAAGCTGACAGCCTCGCCGATACT tTGAATGACCTGGAGAAGAAGCAAGCCATGCTGGAGATGAACGCACTCACATGGCAGCAAAAGCTGGAGAGTGAAAGGGATCTGAAACagaggctgctggaggag CAagaaaagctgcagcagcagatggatGCCCAGAAGACCCACATCTTCCGTCTGACTCAAGGGCTGCAGGACGCTCTGGACCAGACTGACCTGCTGAAGACTGAAAGGACCGACCTGGAATACCAGCTGGAGAACATTCAG GTCCACCTGCAGGCTGTGTACTCCCATGAGAAGGTGAAAATGGAGGGGACCATCACCCAGCAGACCAAGCTCATAGACTTCCTGCAGGCCCAGGCGCATGGGGGctccaagaagaagaag GGTCTGTTTGGGCGCCGTCGAGAGGACCTTTTGGCCGCCATGGCCGCTCAGGCCCAGGGTCAGGGTCCGGGTCAGGGTCCAGGCCCGGTTTCCCCCGTGCCCTCCATCCAGCCGGTGCCGCTGCAGTACAGCGACATGAAAATCGCTCTGGACAAAGAGCGTTCCCGCTGCTCCGACCTGGAGGAGGCCCTGCAGAAAATGAGGGCGGAGCTGCGGTCTCTGAGAGAAGAAG CGCTCCCGTATAAGGACCACAGTAACTCGGCAAACCCGGCCTCGGCGCGGCAGCAGATGATTATGTCTGCCATGGTGAAGTCTCCCGAGCACCAGCAGGGTCCGACCGCACTGGCACCCTCCAACTCAGAGCGCAGGAAGGCGGCTGCGACGCCCGAGG agagaaggagggtCACTTTTGAAA AGTTTAGCCGTCGTTTGAAGGAcagtcagagagacagagacagggagagagagaggccggtGCACCACAACAACACCCCTCACCGCTTCACAGTGGGACTCAACATGAGGGCCGCCAAGTGCACCGTGTGCCTGGATACCGTGCACTTTGGTCGCCAGGCTGCCACTTGTCTCG aATGTCACGCGCTGTGCCACCCGAAATGCTCGCCCTGCCTCTCGGCCACGTGTGGCATGTCCAGCGACTGCTCGCTGCATCTGTCGGAGGGCCCGTGTCGGGACAAAGGCAGCTCCCCGGGCCAGCAGGTCAAGGAGGCCAGCGGTCACATGCACCTGGAGGGCTGGATGAAGCAGCCCAG GAGTGGGAAGCGAGGCCAGGGCTGGGAGAGGAGGTACATGGTCCTGGATGGGACCAAAGTATCCATCTACGAGACTGAGCCCAGAGAAG ATTCAGTGAAGCCACTGGAGGAGTTTGACATGTGTTTGTCAGACGGAGAGGTGGTTGTTCACGGGGCGGTGGGAGCATCGGAACTGCCCAACACCGCCAAGTCAG ATGTTCCCTACGTCCTGAAGCTGGAGTCCCGCTGTCACACCCCCTGCTGGCCCGGACAGCTGATTTACTTCATGGCTCCCAGTTTCCCCGACAAACAGCGCTGGGTGGCCGTGATGGAGTCCGTGGTGGCCGGGGCGCGAGCCTCGCGGGAGAAGGCCGAGGCCGACGCA AAGCTGCTGGGGAACTCTCTCCTGAAGCTGGAGGGAGACGATAGGCTGGACATAAACTGCACCCTCCCCCTCACCGATCAG ATAGTTATGGTGGGCTCTGAAGAGGGTCTGTATGCCCTGAATGTTATCAAGAACTCTCTAACTCACATCCCTGGCCTGGGATCAGTCTTTCAGATCCACATCATCAAAGAGCAGGAGAAACTGCTGATGATCGTTG GGGACGAGCGGGCCTTGTGTCTGGTGGAGATTAAGCGAGTGAAGCAGTCTCTGGCCCAGTCGCACCTGCCCAGCCAGTCCGAACTGGCTCCTTACATCTTCGAGACGGTGAAGGGCTGCCATCTGTTTGCCGCGGGGAGA ATCGACAACGGGCCTTGTATATGTGCAGCAATGCCCAACAAGATAACTATTCTGCGCTACAACGAAAATCTCAACAAATACTGCATTCGCAAG GAGATTGAGACCTTGGAGCCCTGCAGCTGCATCCATCTGACCAGCTACAGCATCATCATCGGCACCAACAAGTTCTACGAGATCGAGATGAAGCAGTTCGTGCTCGAGG AGTTCCTGGACAAGAACGACGTGTCTCTCGTGTCGGCGGTGTTCGCGGCCTCGTCCCACAGTTTCCCCATCGCCATCATGCAGGTGGCCAGCAGCATGCAGAAGGAGGAATACCTGCTGTGTTTTCACG AGTTTGGAGTGTTTGTGGACACGTACGGACGGAGAAGCCGCACTGAGGACATTAAGTGGAGCCGTCTGCCTCTCTCCTTTG CCTACAGAGAGCCCTACCTGTTTGTCACCTACATCAACTCTCTGGACGTCATCGAGGTCCAGGGACACGCTTCTTTGGG GCCGACGGTGTTGGCTCACCTGGACATCCCCAACCCTCGCTACCTGGGGCCGGCCATCTCCTCCGGGGCCATTTACCTGGCCTCCTCCTATCAGAACAAACTGCGGGTCATCTGCTGCAAGGGAAGCCTGATCAGAGAAACCGGAGAGCTGCAGCGGACCGGCTCCAGCCGAGG GAGTCCCAGTAAGCGAGGCCCCCCCACCTACAGCGAGCACATCACCAAGCGCTTGACCTCTGGCCCCGGCAGCCACGACGGCCTGCACCGGGAGCCCAGCACCCCGCACCGGTACCGGGAGGGCCGCACCGAGTTCCGACGGGACAAGTCTCCGGCCCGCCCGCTGGACAGGGAGAAGTCGCCGGGCCGAGTGCTGGACGGCCGCAGGGAGAGGTCACCCGGGAGGTTCGGGGACAGCGGGCGGCTTCACGCCGGCTCCGTCCGAACGCAGCTCGCCCCCGTCAACAAG GTGTGGGATCAGTCATCGGTGTGA